One stretch of Scyliorhinus canicula chromosome 7, sScyCan1.1, whole genome shotgun sequence DNA includes these proteins:
- the LOC119969165 gene encoding basic proline-rich protein-like — protein MPHSLQEYPAASRNTPQPPGIPRSLQECLAASRNASQPPGIPRSLQEYPAASRNTPPASRNALPASRNAPQPPGMPHSLQECPASLQECPTASRNTPQPPGMPRQPPGIPRSLQECPAILQECPASLQEYPASLQECPASLQECPAASRNAPQSPRMPRQPSGMPRQPPGIPRSLQEYPAASRNAPPSSRNAPPAFRNAPPSSRNAPQPPGIPRSLQECLAASRNAPPSSRNAPPSSRNASQPPGMPRSLQECPAILQECPAILQEYPSRNAPPASRNAPPSSRNAPPGIPSQPPGMPRHPPGMPLQEYPASIQEYPSRNAPPASRNAPQPPGIPSHPPGMPRHPPGMPLQEYPASLQECPTASRNTPQPPGIPRSLQECPAASRNAPQPPGIPRSLQECLAASRNTPPASRNASQPPGMPHSLQEYPAASRNTPQPPGMPRQPPGMPRSLQECPSRNTPQPPGMPRQPPGMPRQPPGMPLQEYPTASRNAPQPPGMPRSLQECPASLQECPSRNTPQPPGMPHSLQECPTASRNTPQPPGIPRSLQECPAASRNAPQPPGIPRSLQECLAASRNASQPPGMPHSLQEYPAASRNTPQPPGMPRQPPGMPRQPPGMPLQEYPTASRNAPQPPGMPHSLQEYPAASRNTPQPPGIPRSLQEYPAASRNAPQPPGMPRQPPGMPLQEYPTASRNAPQPPGIPRLPPGMPRSLQECPAASRNTPQPPGIPRSLQECPAASRNTPQPPGMPRSLQEYPAASRNTPQPPGIPRSLQECPAASRNTPQPPGMPRSLQEYPAASRNTPQPPGMKTDFMNIAPSRGKEKQR, from the coding sequence ATGCCCCACAGCCTCCAGGAATACCCCGCAGCCTCCAGGAATACCCCGCAGCCTCCAGGAATACCCCGCAGCCTCCAGGAATGCCTCGCAGCCTCCAGGAATGCCTCGCAGCCTCCAGGAATACCCCGCAGCCTCCAGGAATACCCCGCAGCCTCCAGGAATACCCCGCCAGCCTCCAGGAATGCCCTGCCAGCCTCCAGGAATGCCCCGCAGCCTCCAGGAATGCCCCACAGCCTCCAGGAATGCCCTGCCAGCCTTCAGGAATGCCCCACAGCCTCCAGGAATACCCCGCAGCCTCCAGGAATGCCCCGCCAGCCTCCAGGAATACCCCGCAGCCTCCAGGAATGCCCCGCCATACTCCAGGAATGCCCCGCCAGCCTCCAGGAATACCCCGCCAGCCTCCAGGAATGCCCTGCCAGCCTCCAGGAATGCCCCGCAGCCTCCAGGAATGCCCCACAGTCTCCAAGAATGCCCCGCCAGCCTTCAGGAATGCCCCGCCAGCCTCCAGGAATACCCCGCAGCCTCCAGGAATACCCCGCAGCCTCCAGGAATGCCCCGCCATCCTCCAGGAATGCCCCGCCAGCCTTCAGGAATGCCCCGCCATCCTCCAGGAATGCCCCGCAGCCTCCAGGAATACCCCGCAGCCTCCAGGAATGCCTCGCAGCCTCCAGGAATGCCCCGCCATCCTCCAGGAATGCCCCGCCATCCTCCAGGAATGCCTCGCAGCCTCCAGGAATGCCTCGCAGCCTCCAGGAATGCCCCGCCATCCTCCAGGAATGCCCCGCCATCCTCCAGGAATACCCCTCCAGGAATGCCCCGCCAGCCTCCAGGAATGCCCCGCCATCCTCCAGGAATGCCCCTCCAGGAATACCCAGCCAGCCTCCAGGAATGCCCCGCCATCCTCCAGGAATGCCCCTCCAGGAATACCCCGCCAGCATCCAGGAATACCCCTCCAGGAATGCCCCGCCAGCCTCCAGGAATGCCCCGCAGCCTCCAGGAATACCCAGCCATCCTCCAGGAATGCCCCGCCATCCTCCAGGAATGCCCCTCCAGGAATACCCAGCCAGCCTCCAGGAATGCCCCACAGCCTCCAGGAATACCCCGCAGCCTCCAGGAATACCCCGCAGCCTCCAGGAATGCCCCGCAGCCTCCAGGAATGCCCCGCAGCCTCCGGGAATACCTCGCAGCCTCCAGGAATGCCTCGCAGCCTCCAGGAATACCCCGCCAGCCTCCAGGAATGCCTCGCAGCCTCCAGGAATGCCCCACAGCCTCCAGGAATACCCCGCAGCCTCCAGGAATACCCCGCAGCCTCCAGGAATGCCCCGCCAGCCTCCAGGAATGCCCCGCAGCCTCCAGGAATGCCCCTCCAGGAATACCCCGCAGCCTCCAGGAATGCCCCGCCAGCCTCCAGGAATGCCCCGCCAGCCTCCAGGAATGCCCCTCCAGGAATACCCCACAGCCTCCAGGAATGCCCCACAGCCTCCAGGAATGCCCCGCAGCCTCCAGGAATGCCCCGCCAGCCTCCAGGAATGCCCCTCCAGGAATACCCCACAGCCTCCAGGAATGCCCCACAGCCTCCAGGAATGCCCCACAGCCTCCAGGAATACCCCGCAGCCTCCAGGAATACCCCGCAGCCTCCAGGAATGCCCCGCAGCCTCCAGGAATGCCCCGCAGCCTCCGGGAATACCTCGCAGCCTCCAGGAATGCCTCGCAGCCTCCAGGAATGCCTCGCAGCCTCCAGGAATGCCCCACAGCCTCCAGGAATACCCCGCAGCCTCCAGGAATACCCCGCAGCCTCCAGGAATGCCCCGCCAGCCTCCAGGAATGCCCCGCCAGCCTCCAGGAATGCCCCTCCAGGAATACCCCACAGCCTCCAGGAATGCCCCACAGCCTCCAGGAATGCCCCACAGCCTCCAGGAATACCCCGCAGCCTCCAGGAATACCCCGCAGCCTCCAGGAATACCCCGCAGCCTCCAGGAATACCCCGCAGCCTCCAGGAATGCCCCGCAGCCTCCAGGAATGCCCCGCCAGCCTCCAGGAATGCCCCTCCAGGAATACCCCACAGCCTCCAGGAATGCCCCGCAGCCTCCAGGAATACCCCGCCTGCCTCCAGGAATGCCCCGCAGCCTCCAGGAATGCCCCGCAGCCTCCAGGAATACCCCGCAGCCTCCAGGAATACCCCGCAGCCTCCAGGAATGCCCCGCAGCCTCCAGGAATACCCCGCAGCCTCCAGGAATGCCTCGCAGCCTCCAGGAATACCCCGCAGCCTCCAGGAATACCCCGCAGCCTCCAGGAATACCCCGCAGCCTCCAGGAATGCCCCGCAGCCTCCAGGAATACCCCGCAGCCTCCAGGAATGCCTCGCAGCCTCCAGGAATACCCCGCAGCCTCCAGGAATACCCCGCAGCCTCCAGGAATGAAGACTGATTTCATGAACATTGCACCCAGCAGGGGGAAAGAAAAGCAGCGTTAA